In one Nicotiana sylvestris chromosome 8, ASM39365v2, whole genome shotgun sequence genomic region, the following are encoded:
- the LOC138875139 gene encoding uncharacterized protein produces MILSSGKVVGNPSAQWKEVRDNRGKAKENVNEGGTKNGKEMVPVKTNATVTMNNQQVQITNKFAALGDDESNEVQGKELAIIEELQEISHVDVASPSKKRKKGNGKHNTQSGNGNQMARGEVQTTPRSTAGRKKEAAFQQKQQIGNEGEKLNPAAPEFNISSAGVGSTNGGSEAMVNKPKETTAQWVQRTFIGNTLVEVNTSCKDIPSQDTMVEMEMVNIPEIQTNENFLPQMKERVQWSGGKLWSEQREDDSEENQVPVGAKHDEEPVLEEKEEEEKSVNGEETVTVTNKEEIAAEKRKTERDNNNDETAVPKEKIDAKEQHRTK; encoded by the coding sequence ATGATCTTGTCAAGTGGTAAGGTAGTTGGCAATCCAAGTGCTCAATGGAAGGAGGTACGGGATAATAGAGGTAAAGCTAAGGAGAATGTAAATGAAGGAGGTACAAAAAATGGGAAAGAAATGGTGCCTGTTAAAACAAATGCTACTGTGACCATGAACAATCAGCAGGTGCAGATCACAAACAAATTTGCAGCACTAGGTGATGATGAATCTAATGAAGTGCAGGGTAAAGAGTTGGCAATCATAGAAGAGCTGCAGGAAATTAGTCATGTGGATGTTGCATCCCcctcaaagaaaagaaagaaaggcaATGGAAAACATAATACTCAAAGTGGAAATGGTAATCAAATGGCAAGAGGTGAGGTGCAGACAACTCCGAGAAGTACAGCAGGAAGGAAAAAAGAAGCAGCATTTCAGCAAAAACAGCAGATAGGCAATGAGGGTGAAAAACTTAATCCTGCAGCTCCAGAGTTTAATATAAGTTCAGCTGGTGTAGGTTCAACTAATGGAGGAAGTGAGGCAATGGTTAATAAACCCAAGGAAACAACAGCTCAATGGGTCCAAAGGACCTTCATAGGCAATACATTGGTGGAAGTCAACACATCTTGTAAGGACATTCCTTCACAGGATACAATGGTTGAAATGGAGATGGTCAACATTCCAGAAATCCAAACAAATGAGAATTTCCTTCCTCAGATGAAGGAGAGAGTACAATGGAGTGGAGGTAAACTTTGGtcagaacaaagggaagatgatTCAGAAGAAAATCAGGTTCCTGTAGGGGCTAAACATGATGAAGAACCAGTtcttgaagaaaaagaagaagaggaaaaaagtGTAAATGGAGAGGAAACTGTTACAGTCACAAATAAAGAAGAAATTGCTGCAGAAAAGAGGAAAACTGAAAGGGACAACAACAATGATGAAACAGCTGTCCCAAAGGAAAAAATTGATGCAAAGGAACAACACAGAACAAAATAG